Proteins co-encoded in one Methanosarcinales archaeon Met12 genomic window:
- a CDS encoding SDR family oxidoreductase, producing MKILVTGGAGFIGSHLCEKLLDDGHKVICLDNLCTSDKKNIVNLLNNKNFTYLQHDITEPLTLKENIDYLFHLASPASPVDYQNMPIETLLVGSSGTHNTLELAKEKDAVFLLASSSEVYGDPKIHPQREDYWGNVNPVGPRSCYDEAKRFAEALTMAYYRKHAMDVRIVRIFNTYGPRMKKDDGRAIPNFITQALANVPITAYGDGSQTRSFCYISDMVDGICKMVFSNKAGGEIINLGNPDEITILELTKRIKKLTGSSSQIVFKELPIDDPKRRCPDISRARKILGWEPKVDLDVGLSNTIEWFKLCVE from the coding sequence ATGAAGATACTCGTAACAGGCGGTGCAGGGTTCATAGGTTCACATCTATGTGAAAAATTATTAGACGATGGCCACAAGGTTATTTGTCTCGATAATTTGTGCACGAGCGACAAAAAGAACATCGTCAACTTGTTGAACAATAAAAATTTCACCTATCTACAGCATGATATAACTGAGCCGTTGACGCTCAAGGAGAATATCGATTACCTGTTTCACCTCGCAAGCCCTGCCAGCCCGGTGGATTATCAAAATATGCCAATAGAGACATTATTAGTCGGCTCATCTGGCACTCATAATACATTGGAACTTGCTAAGGAAAAAGATGCTGTATTTCTGCTGGCATCGTCATCCGAGGTTTATGGCGATCCGAAGATTCATCCCCAGCGAGAGGATTACTGGGGAAACGTAAATCCCGTGGGGCCGAGAAGTTGTTATGATGAGGCGAAGCGATTCGCAGAGGCATTAACGATGGCATATTACCGTAAACATGCTATGGATGTGCGAATCGTCAGAATATTCAACACATATGGGCCAAGGATGAAAAAAGACGATGGAAGGGCAATTCCCAATTTCATCACGCAGGCTCTTGCCAATGTGCCGATTACTGCCTATGGTGATGGTTCGCAAACCCGAAGTTTCTGCTACATATCCGACATGGTGGACGGCATATGCAAGATGGTCTTCTCTAATAAAGCGGGGGGCGAAATAATCAATCTCGGCAATCCAGATGAAATCACAATACTCGAGTTGACCAAAAGGATCAAGAAACTCACTGGATCGAGTTCACAAATCGTCTTCAAGGAGTTGCCAATAGATGACCCCAAACGCAGGTGTCCGGATATTTCAAGAGCAAGGAAAATCCTGGGTTGGGAGCCAAAGGTTGATTTAGATGTAGGTTTGAGTAATACGATAGAGTGGTTTAAATTATGTGTGGAATAA
- a CDS encoding DUF2283 domain-containing protein, whose amino-acid sequence MVIKKVESEAAPEFHYDKEHDVLYIIAKEGEEEEFVEIAEGVNIELDAKGEIIGIEIFNASRRLPESYMKAHIRMKAKA is encoded by the coding sequence ATGGTGATAAAAAAAGTAGAGTCTGAAGCCGCCCCAGAGTTTCATTATGATAAAGAGCATGATGTCCTTTATATTATAGCAAAAGAGGGCGAAGAAGAAGAGTTTGTTGAGATAGCTGAAGGCGTTAACATAGAATTGGATGCAAAGGGCGAGATCATCGGGATTGAAATCTTCAACGCCTCACGAAGGTTGCCAGAGAGTTATATGAAAGCTCATATAAGGATGAAGGCTAAGGCTTAA
- a CDS encoding type II toxin-antitoxin system VapC family toxin, which yields MYLDTNVFIYAALNREEKGKRCRKMMEMLGRGKLSCAISCLVLDEVAWAVSKHRDFNTGMKVWGDILEVPNLKIVSIDENIAVKAPSLMDKYRLRPRDAIHAALVVENAIGTIVSDDSDFDRVNEIQRIKLDEMKIT from the coding sequence ATGTACCTTGATACAAATGTGTTCATCTATGCCGCTCTGAACAGAGAAGAGAAAGGAAAGAGGTGCAGAAAGATGATGGAAATGTTGGGGAGGGGCAAGCTATCATGTGCAATAAGTTGCCTTGTTTTGGATGAGGTGGCATGGGCCGTGAGCAAGCACAGGGACTTCAATACTGGGATGAAGGTATGGGGTGATATCCTAGAAGTCCCCAATCTGAAGATAGTATCCATAGATGAAAATATCGCTGTTAAAGCACCAAGTCTGATGGATAAGTACAGGTTGAGGCCGAGAGATGCCATTCATGCCGCCCTAGTTGTAGAAAATGCCATAGGCACTATTGTGAGCGATGACAGCGACTTTGATAGGGTAAATGAGATACAAAGAATAAAATTGGATGAAATGAAGATTACGTGA
- a CDS encoding sugar phosphate nucleotidyltransferase, translating into MKVIIPAAGVGKRLYPHTHTKPKPMVFVAGKPIIGHILDRLVDVQPEEVIIVVGYMKNKMTSYIDANYSELFDKLSYVTQEEPLGLGHSICVAKDVIGDSPVMIALGDMIFKAGYKDFLNSHHGNGKCAGSIGVKTVDAPEHYGIVHTREGVITQLVEKPKRSASNLGIAGIYIIENTSLLFESLDKLIRSSKKGEYQLTDALQLMVNAGAVLKTFPVHDWYDCGRADTLLEVNRVLLAEKPGNDIASVNSIIMRPVMVGIGVKIVNSIIGPNVSIADNTIVKNSIIADGIIGSGAKIVNMNLQTSILGDDVNLAGKPNSLNIGDSSTIEF; encoded by the coding sequence ATGAAAGTAATCATACCTGCAGCAGGCGTTGGCAAGAGACTGTATCCTCATACTCACACCAAACCAAAACCGATGGTGTTCGTGGCTGGCAAGCCCATCATCGGGCATATTCTGGATAGGCTGGTCGATGTTCAGCCAGAGGAGGTCATCATCGTCGTGGGCTATATGAAGAATAAGATGACCTCTTACATCGATGCGAACTACTCTGAGCTCTTTGACAAGCTCTCCTATGTCACGCAGGAAGAGCCACTTGGATTGGGACATTCCATATGCGTCGCCAAAGATGTTATCGGAGATTCGCCTGTGATGATAGCGCTGGGCGACATGATTTTCAAAGCTGGTTATAAGGATTTCCTGAATAGTCATCACGGCAATGGCAAATGCGCTGGCTCGATTGGAGTTAAAACTGTGGATGCGCCAGAGCACTACGGTATCGTGCACACCAGGGAAGGTGTTATCACCCAACTGGTCGAGAAACCCAAGCGCTCAGCATCCAATCTTGGCATCGCTGGCATCTACATCATAGAGAATACATCTCTCCTGTTCGAATCATTGGACAAACTAATTAGGAGTAGTAAAAAAGGCGAGTACCAACTCACGGATGCGCTTCAGCTCATGGTGAACGCTGGCGCAGTGCTGAAAACGTTTCCAGTGCATGATTGGTATGACTGCGGCAGAGCAGATACGCTGCTGGAGGTAAATAGGGTGCTCCTGGCCGAGAAGCCAGGCAATGATATCGCATCTGTCAATTCCATCATTATGCGGCCGGTAATGGTCGGAATTGGTGTGAAAATCGTCAACTCCATCATCGGTCCGAACGTGTCCATTGCAGACAATACCATCGTCAAAAACTCGATCATTGCTGACGGCATCATAGGCTCTGGTGCAAAGATAGTGAACATGAATCTCCAGACAAGTATACTTGGGGACGATGTCAATCTCGCTGGCAAACCAAATTCGCTCAACATAGGCGACTCGTCGACGATAGAGTTTTAG
- a CDS encoding UDP-glucose/GDP-mannose dehydrogenase family protein — protein MGDSSISIIGAGYVGAVTAACLAELGHNVCCIDVDAEKVDNINAGIPPIHEEGLEELFQKHAGKMLVAATDYTSVADSDVSFICVGTPSAQDGEIDLSVIKTASKSIGISLRNNEKYHVIAVKSTVVPETTQNVVIPIVEEYSQKRAGTDFGVAVNPEFLREGRAVHDFMNPDRIVIGELDKRSGGVVAQLYEGFDCPLIRTGLKTAEMIKYASNAFLATKISFANEIGNICKELGIDTYEVMHAVGLDHRISPSFLRAGAGFGGSCFPKDMRALIHKAEELGYRPKLLRSVMDVNEGQPKRMIRLLERKLGNLSGRKIAVLGLAFKNDTDDIRESRAIPVIHSLIEKKAIVSAYDPLANENMRPIFPNIRYHSSAKDALKDVDACLVMTEWDEFKKLGDEFKVMKNRIVIDGRNIIAFREHIDYEGLCW, from the coding sequence ATGGGTGACAGTAGCATCTCGATTATCGGGGCTGGTTACGTCGGAGCGGTAACGGCAGCGTGCCTCGCTGAATTAGGCCATAATGTATGTTGCATAGACGTTGATGCAGAAAAGGTGGACAATATCAACGCCGGTATTCCACCCATCCATGAGGAGGGATTGGAAGAATTATTTCAAAAACACGCTGGTAAAATGTTGGTGGCTGCGACTGATTATACTTCCGTCGCTGACTCGGACGTCTCCTTTATCTGCGTGGGCACTCCATCTGCCCAGGATGGCGAAATTGACCTATCGGTCATCAAGACTGCAAGTAAAAGCATTGGCATATCGCTAAGAAACAACGAGAAGTATCATGTGATCGCGGTCAAGAGCACGGTGGTTCCAGAAACTACCCAAAACGTCGTAATACCGATTGTTGAAGAATACTCTCAAAAAAGGGCAGGGACAGACTTCGGCGTTGCTGTGAATCCAGAATTCCTTAGAGAGGGCAGGGCAGTCCATGATTTCATGAATCCAGACCGCATCGTCATCGGCGAGCTGGATAAGCGCTCTGGAGGGGTGGTGGCGCAGTTATATGAAGGTTTTGACTGCCCATTGATTCGAACCGGACTAAAGACGGCTGAGATGATCAAGTACGCTTCCAATGCATTTCTAGCGACGAAGATATCGTTTGCAAATGAAATCGGCAACATCTGTAAAGAGCTCGGCATCGATACCTATGAGGTCATGCATGCGGTTGGCTTGGACCATCGAATCTCGCCGAGCTTCTTGCGGGCTGGCGCAGGCTTTGGAGGCTCCTGTTTTCCAAAGGATATGAGAGCGTTGATTCATAAAGCCGAAGAGCTCGGCTATCGGCCAAAACTGCTAAGGTCCGTGATGGACGTAAACGAGGGGCAGCCGAAGAGAATGATTCGCCTGCTTGAGCGAAAATTAGGCAACCTTTCAGGGAGAAAAATCGCAGTACTCGGGCTCGCCTTCAAGAATGACACCGATGACATCAGGGAATCCAGAGCGATTCCAGTCATTCACAGCTTGATCGAGAAAAAAGCCATCGTCTCAGCATACGATCCTTTAGCAAATGAGAACATGCGCCCCATCTTTCCAAATATTCGATATCATTCAAGCGCAAAAGACGCACTCAAGGATGTGGATGCCTGCCTGGTGATGACCGAGTGGGATGAGTTTAAAAAACTGGGTGACGAGTTCAAGGTGATGAAAAACAGAATCGTCATTGATGGGCGAAATATAATTGCTTTTAGAGAGCATATCGATTATGAAGGGCTATGCTGGTGA
- a CDS encoding sugar phosphate nucleotidyltransferase, translating to MIGMILCGGYGKRLRPLTYEVPKPLIDIKKGYTILDKQIFDFASAGIDEVILLACHLNEKIKERYGQKYKGVNIRYLVEDEPLGTLNAIRRGLETTDDEDVVVSNGDVIADLNLKKMMDEFDMSKYSVSMFVTKMKSPYGIVMLGEEHIKAFKEKPLLDHYINGGIYCFDNACLSFFEDFETGAIENTLFPSLAKMGRLGYYREDGLLWMSIDTSKDLEDIRKEYENRTDKPWGYEKILISTDKYLTKKLFIREGYQTSYHYHGKKDETMLIMDGIGYIEFEDHKEQFERNDVIRIEPGTPHTIVALENTILHEVSTPHLDDSIRIKDFYKMR from the coding sequence ATGATCGGAATGATTCTATGCGGAGGGTATGGGAAGCGCCTCAGGCCACTTACATATGAGGTCCCCAAACCCCTCATCGATATCAAGAAGGGTTACACAATTCTCGATAAACAGATATTTGATTTTGCGAGTGCAGGAATCGATGAGGTCATTTTATTAGCCTGTCACTTAAATGAAAAAATAAAGGAGCGGTATGGCCAAAAATACAAAGGAGTGAATATCAGGTATCTCGTAGAAGATGAGCCGTTGGGCACTCTAAACGCCATACGCAGAGGTTTGGAGACGACCGATGATGAGGACGTCGTGGTCAGTAACGGTGACGTGATCGCAGACCTGAATCTGAAAAAGATGATGGATGAATTTGACATGTCGAAGTATTCCGTATCGATGTTCGTCACCAAGATGAAAAGCCCATATGGAATCGTGATGTTGGGCGAGGAGCATATCAAGGCATTCAAGGAGAAGCCCCTTCTGGACCATTACATAAATGGTGGCATATATTGTTTTGATAATGCATGTCTGTCGTTTTTCGAGGACTTTGAAACCGGTGCCATAGAGAATACCTTATTTCCATCGCTTGCCAAGATGGGGCGTCTCGGTTATTATCGAGAAGATGGTTTGCTCTGGATGTCAATCGATACGAGTAAGGACCTTGAGGACATCCGAAAAGAGTACGAGAACCGAACTGATAAGCCATGGGGATATGAGAAAATCCTGATCAGCACTGACAAATATCTGACCAAGAAGTTATTCATTCGCGAAGGATATCAAACATCATATCATTACCATGGGAAAAAGGATGAAACCATGCTTATAATGGACGGCATCGGTTACATTGAATTTGAGGACCACAAGGAGCAATTTGAGCGCAATGACGTCATCAGAATTGAACCAGGAACCCCCCACACCATTGTTGCGCTCGAGAACACGATACTTCATGAGGTCTCCACGCCGCATCTGGACGACAGCATCAGGATAAAGGATTTTTATAAGATGCGATGA
- a CDS encoding UPF0146 family protein has product MAITGHKDLAEYILRLYRGKIVEVGIGKHPEVALLLKDRLDVTVTDVMCPRIHGIRFIRDDIFNPDIQIYKGASLIYSIRPPIDLQCAIASVARKVDADMIIRPFASERANIDKYFVESLVNYKDAAFYLYKRQVKER; this is encoded by the coding sequence ATGGCAATTACTGGCCATAAGGATCTGGCGGAATATATTCTCAGATTATACAGGGGCAAAATCGTAGAGGTCGGCATAGGTAAACATCCCGAGGTAGCACTCCTGCTAAAAGACCGTCTGGATGTGACCGTAACTGATGTTATGTGCCCCCGTATTCATGGCATACGCTTCATCAGAGACGATATATTCAATCCGGATATACAAATATACAAAGGTGCAAGTCTGATATATTCGATCAGGCCGCCAATCGACCTTCAGTGTGCGATCGCGTCGGTCGCGAGGAAAGTTGATGCAGACATGATTATCAGACCATTTGCGTCTGAGAGAGCCAATATTGACAAATATTTTGTAGAATCTTTGGTAAACTATAAGGATGCGGCATTTTATTTGTATAAGAGACAAGTTAAAGAGAGGTAG
- a CDS encoding UPF0058 family protein: protein MHKDELIHIHTILVQVKRFFENTGHCNNFQRYQSLHISPVHIHRSKADHKKAIFVLGNELALIVSDDGLSRQGAGVSARMQELVDRCR, encoded by the coding sequence ATGCACAAGGATGAACTGATACATATCCATACAATATTGGTGCAGGTTAAAAGATTCTTCGAGAATACAGGTCACTGCAATAATTTCCAGAGATATCAGTCTTTACATATAAGCCCGGTTCACATACATAGGAGTAAAGCAGACCACAAAAAGGCTATTTTCGTACTTGGTAACGAATTAGCCTTGATTGTATCCGATGATGGGTTGTCCAGACAGGGCGCAGGGGTTTCCGCACGCATGCAGGAATTAGTAGACCGATGCCGTTAA
- the dnaG gene encoding DNA primase DnaG yields the protein MQNSDTTKYIIYANINADGIVEKPDVVGAIFGQTEGLLGDDMDLRDLQKSGRVGRIEVNINAKSGKSSGSIMIPSSLGKVETSIMAASLETIERIGPCTANITVSKIEDIRAVKRKQVIDRAKYILTDKFDDNVPESQEIAESVKHAMRIEGITSYGDDALPAGPNVTDSDAILIVEGRADVLNLLRYGIKNTIAVEGTNVSLTIGDLSKNKTVTVFLDGDRGGDLLLKELLQIADINYVARAPEGKSVEDLTQKEVIKALRNKVPAEQAMEVSTGHRVQKKEGVVKRRILNLSSIRRRVEKPKQEDTPPVSATNEKALKTYAEELSGTLSAKLLNADKKAIGDVAVRDLANVLREANSDVKGVIFDGVITQRIIDIAAEKKLDYLVGVKLGNIANRPPSLKVLTSEELK from the coding sequence ATGCAAAATTCCGATACCACGAAATACATTATTTATGCAAATATAAATGCCGATGGCATTGTAGAGAAGCCCGATGTGGTTGGGGCCATTTTTGGCCAAACAGAGGGTCTGCTCGGCGATGACATGGACCTTAGGGACCTGCAGAAGTCAGGAAGGGTGGGCAGGATCGAAGTTAATATCAATGCAAAATCCGGCAAGTCAAGCGGGTCAATCATGATTCCATCCAGTCTTGGTAAGGTCGAAACGTCGATTATGGCGGCGTCATTGGAAACCATAGAGCGGATCGGTCCATGTACCGCTAACATCACAGTATCGAAGATAGAAGATATCAGGGCGGTTAAGCGAAAACAGGTAATAGACCGGGCAAAATACATACTAACCGATAAATTCGATGATAATGTTCCAGAAAGCCAGGAGATCGCTGAATCGGTGAAGCATGCTATGCGCATCGAGGGCATCACATCTTATGGTGACGATGCCCTGCCGGCAGGTCCTAATGTGACCGATTCGGATGCAATACTCATAGTAGAGGGGCGTGCCGACGTTTTAAATCTATTGCGTTACGGCATCAAGAACACGATCGCAGTCGAGGGGACCAATGTCTCACTGACGATTGGAGACCTCAGTAAAAATAAAACAGTTACAGTTTTCCTTGATGGAGACCGGGGCGGAGATTTATTATTAAAAGAACTGCTTCAGATTGCCGACATCAACTATGTTGCACGCGCCCCCGAAGGCAAGAGTGTCGAGGATTTGACTCAAAAAGAGGTCATCAAGGCGTTGCGAAACAAGGTGCCGGCAGAACAGGCCATGGAAGTCTCTACAGGTCACCGGGTGCAGAAGAAAGAGGGAGTGGTAAAGAGGAGAATCTTGAATCTGAGCAGTATTCGACGCCGTGTAGAGAAGCCCAAGCAAGAGGATACGCCACCGGTGAGTGCAACAAATGAAAAAGCACTCAAGACATACGCAGAAGAGCTCAGCGGTACCTTGAGTGCAAAATTACTGAATGCCGATAAAAAGGCAATTGGAGACGTTGCAGTGAGAGACCTCGCCAACGTTTTAAGAGAGGCAAACAGCGATGTCAAAGGTGTCATCTTTGATGGCGTGATCACCCAGCGCATCATCGATATCGCTGCAGAAAAGAAGCTGGACTATCTGGTAGGCGTAAAACTGGGCAATATTGCCAATAGGCCGCCCTCCCTCAAGGTCCTTACCAGTGAGGAGCTCAAATAA
- a CDS encoding toprim domain-containing protein has translation MEDAERLQRIEWILAEIQELLDEGAVIIVEGMKDRFALNELGISGQIMLASHPPLLCFAEEISRKADTVIILTDWDSKGNEMANKIFKYLRASGTKPNARLRGRLKKLVQKEIKEVENIDTYIQTLRHKVCRC, from the coding sequence ATGGAAGATGCTGAACGATTGCAGCGGATTGAGTGGATTCTCGCCGAAATTCAGGAATTGTTAGACGAGGGCGCAGTCATAATCGTCGAGGGTATGAAGGATAGGTTCGCATTGAATGAACTGGGCATTTCTGGTCAAATCATGCTTGCGTCCCATCCACCATTATTGTGCTTTGCCGAGGAGATTTCCAGAAAAGCCGATACTGTGATCATACTGACTGACTGGGATTCAAAGGGAAATGAAATGGCAAATAAGATTTTTAAATATCTACGCGCATCCGGTACGAAGCCGAATGCCAGACTTAGGGGGAGACTCAAAAAGCTTGTACAAAAGGAGATAAAAGAGGTGGAGAATATAGACACCTACATCCAAACGCTTCGCCACAAAGTGTGCAGATGTTAG
- a CDS encoding dihydroorotase: MPDLVIKNAKLFLDGDVLEAELAITDGRISRIAKDIRADDVLDAHGLLVLPGAIDVHVHFRDPGMSHKEDWYSGSCAAAAGGVTTVIDHPNTIPPTTTLKSFEAKLKASRSSIVDFGINAGVVEGAELELLWRAGVTAFGEIYMAESVGRLNIDDDALSNAFQTIAQLNAIACVHAEDERVIKRCTEKLRDKTNPGAYSSSRPNESEAIAIARAVQFANVTSTKLHICHISTREGLRLLRTNVTCEVTPHHLFLAEKDWDKLGTFGKMNPPLRSEGDGQALWAALDRIDMIASDHAPHTEEEKEQDIWSAPAGVPGVETSLPLMLSAAKAGRISLQRLIELMATNPARVFGLNGKGEIKVGNDADLVFVDLNDMKPIKDRNLHSKAGWTPFEGMNAIFPKMTMLRGEVVLDGEIVGEKGSGRFIRGSGFSD, encoded by the coding sequence ATGCCGGACCTTGTGATTAAAAATGCGAAATTATTCCTCGACGGGGATGTTCTGGAAGCCGAGCTGGCGATAACGGATGGCAGGATATCCAGGATTGCGAAGGACATTCGTGCAGACGATGTACTCGACGCGCATGGTTTGCTGGTTTTGCCTGGAGCGATAGATGTGCACGTGCACTTCCGCGACCCGGGTATGTCGCATAAGGAAGACTGGTATTCAGGCTCCTGTGCTGCCGCAGCTGGCGGCGTGACCACCGTTATAGACCATCCAAACACGATTCCACCTACTACGACATTAAAATCATTTGAGGCTAAGCTGAAGGCTTCAAGGAGCTCGATCGTGGATTTCGGCATCAATGCCGGTGTGGTTGAAGGCGCGGAACTCGAACTATTGTGGAGGGCAGGCGTAACCGCCTTTGGCGAAATCTACATGGCTGAATCGGTGGGCAGGTTGAACATCGATGACGATGCGTTGTCCAATGCGTTTCAGACCATTGCACAATTGAACGCCATCGCCTGCGTACATGCAGAAGACGAGCGCGTCATAAAGAGATGCACCGAGAAGTTGAGGGATAAGACCAACCCCGGCGCCTATTCATCATCCAGGCCGAATGAGTCCGAAGCTATTGCCATCGCAAGAGCAGTTCAATTCGCCAATGTTACAAGCACCAAGTTACATATATGTCACATCAGCACCAGGGAAGGTTTGCGCCTCCTAAGGACAAATGTGACATGTGAGGTCACGCCACATCACCTATTCCTCGCTGAAAAAGACTGGGATAAACTTGGTACGTTCGGCAAGATGAATCCGCCGCTGAGAAGCGAGGGGGATGGGCAAGCACTCTGGGCGGCGCTGGACCGCATCGACATGATCGCCTCTGATCACGCACCCCACACAGAGGAGGAAAAAGAGCAGGATATATGGAGTGCCCCTGCTGGCGTTCCTGGCGTTGAAACTTCATTACCATTGATGCTGTCTGCCGCAAAAGCAGGGCGCATATCACTTCAGCGCCTGATAGAGCTCATGGCTACCAATCCAGCGAGGGTTTTCGGATTGAACGGAAAAGGCGAGATTAAGGTTGGAAACGATGCCGATCTCGTGTTTGTCGATTTAAATGACATGAAGCCTATCAAGGACAGGAACCTGCACAGCAAGGCTGGTTGGACGCCATTTGAAGGAATGAACGCGATTTTCCCAAAGATGACGATGCTCAGGGGCGAAGTTGTGCTTGATGGGGAAATCGTCGGTGAAAAGGGGAGCGGGCGCTTCATCAGGGGGAGCGGATTTTCCGATTAA